From Pseudovibrio sp. Tun.PSC04-5.I4, a single genomic window includes:
- a CDS encoding YeeE/YedE family protein: protein MANTSSYQQTKVDQHLQSPQVAIVIGALLALAVVATLGFQYNGWRVMGGAMIGALAGVALYHTSFGFTAAWRRIVTQRRGQGLRAQFLLISLVCLISFPLLQYGPDIGIRTGGFVFPFGVGAAIGAFIFGVGMQLGGGCGSGTLFTVGGGSSRMLITLAFFILGSVIATAHLPFWNSLPRIPAFSLVRGFGVVPALLITIVPLIAFAIASVFIEKKQWGGLEKPRKTTSLLQGQWGYVLGALILALVCVLTFIVLRRPWGITSGFALWGAKIFYAVGIPVETWPYWKGQVGAIKNSVFADSTSVMNFGIVLGALIAAGLAGKFNPTKKINLRDAGTAIVGGLMLGYGARLAYGCNIGAYLGGITSGSMHGWLWLVFAFAGSMIGARVRYWVGMDPAPVSAK from the coding sequence ATGGCGAACACCAGTAGCTATCAACAAACAAAAGTGGATCAGCACCTACAATCTCCACAGGTTGCGATCGTAATCGGCGCATTGCTTGCGTTGGCGGTCGTCGCAACGCTGGGCTTTCAGTACAATGGCTGGCGCGTAATGGGTGGCGCAATGATCGGCGCACTGGCCGGTGTTGCCTTATATCACACCAGCTTCGGCTTCACCGCTGCATGGCGCCGAATTGTGACCCAGCGAAGGGGGCAGGGCCTGCGCGCTCAATTCCTGCTTATCTCATTGGTTTGTTTGATAAGTTTCCCACTCCTGCAATACGGGCCGGACATTGGAATTAGAACAGGTGGGTTTGTATTCCCGTTTGGCGTTGGAGCCGCAATTGGGGCTTTCATTTTCGGCGTTGGCATGCAGCTTGGCGGCGGATGTGGATCAGGCACCTTGTTCACTGTGGGCGGCGGATCATCACGAATGCTCATCACGCTTGCCTTCTTCATTTTGGGCAGTGTGATTGCAACAGCGCACCTCCCGTTTTGGAATTCACTTCCAAGAATACCGGCGTTTTCGCTTGTGCGTGGTTTTGGGGTCGTGCCTGCGCTTCTAATCACTATTGTACCGTTAATAGCGTTTGCTATCGCCTCTGTGTTTATCGAGAAAAAGCAATGGGGTGGGCTGGAAAAACCACGCAAAACAACCTCCCTTTTACAGGGCCAATGGGGCTATGTACTGGGTGCGTTGATATTAGCGTTGGTTTGCGTTCTTACGTTCATTGTGCTGCGTCGTCCTTGGGGCATCACATCTGGATTTGCTCTCTGGGGCGCGAAGATTTTCTACGCTGTTGGCATCCCGGTCGAGACCTGGCCCTATTGGAAAGGGCAGGTTGGTGCGATCAAAAACTCTGTCTTCGCAGATTCCACATCCGTCATGAATTTCGGCATCGTTTTAGGCGCGCTGATTGCGGCTGGCCTTGCTGGAAAATTCAACCCCACGAAAAAAATAAATCTACGGGATGCGGGAACTGCAATTGTAGGCGGGTTGATGCTCGGCTATGGCGCACGCCTTGCCTACGGCTGCAATATCGGAGCCTATCTGGGGGGCATAACTTCTGGCTCTATGCACGGCTGGCTGTGGTTGGTCTTCGCTTTTGCAGGCTCCATGATTGGGGCGCGTGTCCGTTATTGGGTTGGTATGGATCCAGCTCCAGTATCAGCAAAGTAG
- a CDS encoding DUF302 domain-containing protein yields MKVLTGMLGFVGTLMFVMAAFQPSQAQITTEQAQEGKVLPRNGWRVIETTMAIEDLLDSLKKAIREEDMLLVSMASASRGAKANGFEIPGNYVIGVFRNDFARRMLAANVQSGIEAPIRFYLTESRNGSTTLSWKTPSFVFQPYRDTAAEDLSSLSEELDVIFQRIADRATGNT; encoded by the coding sequence ATGAAAGTTCTCACCGGTATGCTCGGCTTTGTCGGAACATTGATGTTCGTCATGGCCGCCTTTCAACCCTCGCAAGCTCAGATCACCACAGAACAGGCACAAGAAGGCAAGGTTCTTCCACGCAATGGTTGGCGTGTGATTGAAACCACAATGGCCATTGAAGACCTGCTGGATTCTTTGAAGAAAGCCATTCGCGAAGAAGATATGCTCTTGGTCAGCATGGCCAGTGCCTCTCGCGGAGCCAAAGCAAACGGCTTCGAGATTCCCGGCAACTACGTCATTGGCGTATTTCGGAATGATTTTGCCAGAAGAATGTTGGCCGCTAACGTACAGTCAGGCATTGAAGCGCCTATAAGGTTCTACCTGACAGAAAGCAGAAATGGATCAACGACACTCTCGTGGAAGACACCAAGCTTTGTATTCCAGCCCTATCGCGATACTGCTGCGGAAGATCTGAGCTCGCTCAGTGAAGAGCTTGATGTGATCTTCCAGCGCATTGCAGACCGTGCCACAGGCAACACCTGA